In Fragaria vesca subsp. vesca linkage group LG5, FraVesHawaii_1.0, whole genome shotgun sequence, the genomic stretch AATCTCATTCTTCTTCTACTGTCGATAAGAAAGCTTATGTTCATAAGGATGAGTTTGCACGATTAATTAAAAAATTTGAGATGTTTCTAAAAAAGAGAAAGTCTTTCGATAAGTTCTCAAATTATTTATATGTTGAAAAATCTAGGTGTTATGATTGTTGTGCTTTTAACCATTGTTTGTCCAAGTGTCATAACATGTGTCTTGGATCAGAAACAATGATGAATCGATATCTCTAAATCAGCGACAACATAATCTCTCAATTCCTTTAATGACTGCACCAAAAAAACGTGTAACGTTTACTGGGGAGCAAGTTTCAATCCATGAACACACTGATTTTAAGCATAAATTTGTCTTTGTAAAAGTTATTTTTCTGCTTGTGTTGATGATTGTTGTAAGACATATATCTCTCTTTGTTTTCCTTCATCTTACAATCCAAGTCAGACTTTTAAACATGTTGAAGCCACATGTCTTGTATCATCAACTGATCTATCTAATATGTGAAGTGATGCACAATATATCGACAGTGGCTACTTAAGGCACAAACTAGAAGTAAGAGTTGGTTTGTATCATCCAAAGTTATGGATGATCTTCTTGAGCTTTGACATAGGCAATTGGGTCATGTTAACTTCCAGGATTTATTGAAACTCTCACGCACGAATAGTGTAAGAGGAATGTCTTCCTTAAGTGGGAAACATGATGGGATGTGTAAAAGCTACGACATATGTGAGCAAACTCAAGTAGTTCATAGTGTAACCAACTCAAGATGACCTCTCATCTTTTGGAGCTCTTACACATGGACTTGCTTGGACCTTCTCACACCAAAAGCATTGGTGGTAACAAGTATATTTTGGTGGTTGTTGATACTTTCTTTCTTTTCACATGGGTTTATATTTTCTAAGAGAAAAATATGATGCTTTTGAAAATTTTAGAAGTCTGTTCAAATTAGTTTCGAAAGAAAAACATGCTTTGAATGAATCTAGTGTCAAGTAGAGAACTAATAATCTAGTGTCAAGTAGAGAACTAATACTGATATGGAGTTTCAAAATCCTCTTTTTCTAATTTCTTCCTTGAGCATGATATCTCACATGAGTGTTAAGACCCATTAGTGGATTTGAGGATTGCAAATATAATGTTTTTCTTGATATGAGAAGAGTTATGTTTCACTTTGTGGGTTTAGATAGTAGTAAAACTCCATATGATAAAGTTGTGGAAAGGTAAGAGGCCCAATGTTAGTCACATTCGTGTCTTTGGAAGTCGTTATTATATATTCAAAGACAAAGAGTATTGTGATATACTAGTAAATACAAACTTATGAGACTTTTCTCATCAATTTTGGCATTTTATACAAGTAATATAGAGGATGATGCGATATTAGTCCCTTATTTACATTTTTTATTCGAGGCAATACTCTCTCTTAAAAGGGAGAGGACCACTCGAGAAATCACGACCACTATCTTTTTCATATAAATTTATTAAGACAAACAAAAATAAATACACGATGGGAGAAGAGGACAGCAACCAAAACTTATGCCTAACAAACAATTAATTAATATATAACAAAATAAGAAAAAGATAACAATGAGGATGCTCCAAGTACTGCAAATTGACTTTGAGAGGTGAAACTTGGGTCTCCCGACACATCGGCGAGTTTTGTGCTCCCATACCAAATACTGGCAGGGCTACGGTGACTAGGGCTTAGAGAGGCGAAAATTTCTTAAGCAACGATGTCGTGATCTCGATCAAGATGATTTGAAGACTCCAGTCACGATGGCTTTTGGCTGAGGCGACTAGGAGGATTGCCTTTTTAGGGAGTGCATCAACATCATACATAGGTGCTCAGTATATGAGAACTTGGTGTAGATCAGGTTAAAACAAAGGCTGGCTAGTGCCGACTGAGGTAGAGATTTTGATACTGTTGTTGGAGTTGGAGCATTTCTGTCAGATATGTCTCCGATCAGGCTAGATTGGCCGCAGAAAGAAAAAACAATGATGGTTGGATCGGGATCGATAAATTAGTCAATTGTGGTCAATAAGAGTAATATGACATCTACGAAGGTTAATTGAGTTGGCGAGCACACATTATTCTGGTCGGTTCGTCAGAGATGGGAAGTTGATCGTTGGGTTGCGGCACCGGAGGAAACGATGGCGTCTTCGCCAAGTCAAAGCATAGGAAAATCCTGATCAGAGGCCTAGAGGCGGCTTCATTGGGCCTGGTTTTGGGCTCACATTAGATCATACTTGGCTTTTGATCACTAGACTTGGGCTCATATCCATAGTAGGAAGTTATCTCTATGGATATATAACACTAATGCCTAGGGAAAAAGAAAAACGTAGAGCCCATTTACATTGTCTGAGCATTAGACATAAATTATTTACTTGATTTTTAGTTTATTATGTGTGCACCAACTGACCAACTGAGGTTTTAACCAGCTACTTGAATTATTATTTCCCAGAAGTTGGTAACAAGGTTTCACTTTAATTGTTTGCAGACTCATTTATGAGCCTATATGTAAACTATGAAGGTCATGATCATGGTTTTTGTTAACTTTTGCTCAACATATTTTGTGGAGAACGGCATATGTTATAATGTGTCGGTGAGCCGTGGCCTGGTTGGTTAAGGTGGTTAACTAACAACTTTGACGTCATGGGTTCAAACCTCATTGACATATGTAGGGTGTGTGAGTTATTTAATAAAAAGTTAAAAAACAAAAAAAATGTCTTCTTACCGTTGTTTAAGTAATACATATATTATTGTTATGAATAAAATAAAATGTAAATTAATCATGCTCCTAAAATTTCACACAAATTTAATTACTTCTTTGATTTTTCATTACAGGCTAGTTTTAACACCAACTTTTCAATAAAAATTAAAAAAATCATAAAAAAGAGCACATAGTTGCTAAAACACACAATAATAAGCTTTTCGTTGTAATTTTCCTTTTCTTCTCAAAAAAAACACACAATAATAAATTATTTTTAATTTGGCCATATTTTTTTCTTGAAGCAGCGGATAAATCCATTGATATAATCATGTGACCAGTACAAGTTCAAGCTAGAGTCGTCTGTAGTCAAACTCAATACAATTTGCTGCGCATTGACATGCCTACAACCCTAAGAAAATAAAAAAACCAACTAAAAACAAATGCAGGAGGGAAATCTCTACGTGTCCAAGAATAGACTTAATGGATCCTAAGAAAGCATTGTAACCTACACAAACACTACAAGATACTCTATCAAATTAATTTGAGGCCTAAGACTCTTCATGGTGTACCTTTCCATCAAAAAGAAGCGCAATACTAATTGATTGTGTTTGTGCAAGGCTCTACTCGATCCTAGATGAGGATCACTCCTTCTCCGCTACACGATTGAGGCTAAGTTCTTCCACCACCGAGCCGGAAATAGAAGCCATTGAGTCTGATGTCTCTCCCTAAATTTTCTTCTTTTTGCTACTTCCACGAGGACACCCTCTCTTCTTAGGAGATTCGCCTATTTTGGCAATCCCAAAACCACCATTAGAGAGAGAGAAACAAAGGTCCTCTGGATTGAGTGGTAAAGGAACCACTGCTAGGGCATGGTTGGATGATTCATCCTAATCATCACTATCTTCGCGCCTTTGACGAACACCAGCCACCTTGGTTGGAGACGGGAATGCGAAAACCTCCTGGATTTGGACATACAATACGCTTCTCTTTTGGAAACACAAAGGTCAAAGCAGGCATAGGAGGTGCAATTAGGGTTTGTTGGGTGTTTGCCCTAAACATCATTGGTGAAATTGTTGTAGGTGCAGTCGAGGTGCGCAGTCACCCATTCTGAAGTCTCCTCATTCTCACGAGGGCTGGCCTTCCCACCATGATTGATCATCATACAAATCTGACAACGCCCAAGAAGACTTTCATAACAGTGTGGATCAAGATGACGTCCTTAGGCAAAACCCTAATTCGTCACTCCAGTCGCACCGGTTGATGCAAAGGCAGCGTGAGGCGGACAAAGCCACCATTATCAATCTGCAGATTTGGTCCTACAATTTCAACGACTACGCACGCCATCGCAGCAGTCTTTAGGGCTGCTGGAAGATTATGAATTTCAACCCAATTCTACACAGCAAAGTCCAGAGGCACGACCATGATGTCAGCATCATAATCGTTTAGAAGGATCGTTGCCCGTTGGTAGCCCTAAGGATCTCCACGCTTGACTCGGTTGACATCCATTTCATTGGTGAAGTTGAATAGAAACCGATCTCCACGTAGAGTAATTATTCCATGTACCCGGAACACCACGTGGCATTGCCATGTGGAGTTCCTAACCAATCGTATAACTCGGAATCATGTGGGGACCAACAAGGGATGAAAAAAAAAGTAAAAGTAAAAACCAATCATAAATAAGAGAAGAACACTTGGACAAACAGCATCAAAGGGGACCAAATGTCATGTGGTGTTCCGGATACAAATAACAATTTCCCCCTCCACGTACCTGAACTTCCACAGGTGTCTAGAGCCTCCACATAGAGCGAACAACGCTCCTGAATGAATAAAAGATCACTGCTCTTGCAGTGTTGAGACGTCCGACAACAAGATAAAATCGTGGAGCCACAAAGCCAAATATAGGGCATCAAATGTTTCCCAGATCCACTGGTTTGTCGCGGTTGCTAAGAGAAAGCTTAGAGATGAGTCGTGTTGTCTTGGATGCAGCAGAAGTCTTCATGATTGCTATGGATGTCGAGAGGATGCTGCTCGACTTGAGAATAAAACCCTAACCCTATGAGAGAGTTTTTTCATGCCGCGGTATTAAAGAAAAGATTTTTAATTTGGCCATGTTATTTATGTTTCAGTTAGCTTTAAATGTTTTATCTTCTTCTTGCACGAAGAGCTCTAATTATCTTACCTAAACTAATCAAGTACAATTCGGCTAGTTCTGTATAGAGGTTCATTATGAATGTATATATGCCTGCCATGCTATATATCTGTAAAATTAAGAAAATTGAAGAAATAGTAACAGTACTAATAATGTCAAATGCATAGTACTTGTTCACGAACATGCATTATGAACTGGCCGCGGAAAGATAACAATTGAGTGATATATATGAGTAGAGCTGCGATGTTCATAAGTTTGATCGATCTGTACGTGATGATCCCTTTCCTGCAAGACCTACAATACTTGGATCAGTGATATATAGTGGGATTCGATCAGTATCTAGCTTTGGTCCACCCTAGGCCAAGTGCTTCCAGTGTACATAACTAACTAGCTTTATTCCTATATATAAAACTAGATGCCCTTTTCAGATTTCTGATTTTGCCAAAATGAACAAACATTCCCCCAAACCCAGGTGAATGCTTAACTAATTTAAACCTCTATTAATAATATATTCTCAGGTCATCCTGTTCTGTAGACTTTTCTCATGTCATACAGACACACAGACATTGAGTATTCATTTTAGAGTAAAGTACGATGGAGGTGGTCCATATCTTATACTTGACCAATAAATACAATAGCTCAGAATTAATAAGTATGATGTGATGCACAATGATACAAATGGAAGTTTCACAGAAATTGGGTGAAGATGATTAAATGATCATCATGCAAAACCATAGCATACGCTGAAAGAGCATGTTAATCCTAATTTTTGATATTATGGTGTTCTTGAAGTTCTTAAGGTCTACAGTTTGGACTTTGGACAAAAGGATTCTGATTCATTCCATCAACAATTCAACATGCATGCGCGTCTCCTCGATCTAGTGGTTCTGGATCATATGGCAACCCCTGAGTAGTTTAATAAGCTGAATGATTCGTTTACTATGTGGTTCCAATCCCAATCAGGTTTTTTAATTAGTAGTAAGCAGCAGAATTTTCTTCTGTTCTGAATTGCATTGCGCAAAAATGCAGCAGAGGTTTAATCAAATATTAATTTAAGGTTCAAAGTTGTAGTGTTTGGTTTTATGAATTAGCAAGACACTAGGGTTTTTCTCTCTAGCTATCTAACTCATTAATCCCCTAACCTTCTTCCCTTGAAATAAAATTTTCCGGTACCATGGTATTCTAGTTGCTGCATAAGTCTCTTTTTCGGAAAGATTAAAAAGAATCTATCCAGCTCGTTTAAATTTTCCTGTACCATGGTAATCTAGATTAAGGTGTGGCTATGTGTCAGCATAATAAAGGGTTAATTAAAATTTTACTGCCATATAAGTACTTTCTTAGAGAAGGTACCACTGTATCAGATTCATATCCCAAAGGATCTCAGTGTATAAAGAACTAATCAATCACCCTTACAGATTGATTTAAGCCGAGCCCCTACCCAGATATGCATGCAACCCTCAATGGACCCTACATTGTACATACACCAAGATTATATCGAACCCTACTTAGAAGAGTAGACAGACAGAGCCAGCTAATAGGGCACTGCACATACTTCATCATTTAAAATCTTCTTGGCTTCACATTGCTCCATCTATATCTATCGGTCCCCTCTTTCCCTGTACGTGTTCCTTTTCCTATGTGCAGTGCAGTGCAGGCATGGCATTCATAGATGATGCTCATGAGGCTTCTCTCATAACCATGAATTCAGTGTCCCTTGTGTTCGCTCACCATTAATAATCAGTGGCTGGCCTGCAACAGTGGAAAAGAACAAACTCGATCCCAAGCCCTATAAACACTTTCGAATGAAAAAAGCAAGCAAAGAAAGCAGTTCTGACTTCTGATATGAATCGACCAAGATTTGGTCGAGCATAAAAAGGTGTTTAGAGACAGACAGAGCCCCATTTCTAGAAATTAGAGCATCATAAATTCAACCTAAAATTGCTAAATTAGGCTATTAGCTAATTATTAAATTCAGCTGGATGTGAGATAACTACTATTGTTTAATTTGATTGTCCGTTTAGATGTGAAGGTCTATTTCTTTCGATGATAGACGCTAATTAATTCTTGATGATTTAAACTCTGTAATATGGCCGGAACGACCAAAATTCAGGCAGTTAAAGATACATAAAGGTAAAGAAAGAGAGAGGGAGAGGGGGCCTGGTAGAGGGTTTGGTGCAGTTGTTAAAAGCAAAGCGTTTTTGGGAAGTAGGTTTGAGGTTTAGTCGTAGTCAGTGCATGAGGATGGGCTCGGATTCCCAGCGCCCTCACTCACTCACTCAGTTGCAGCTAACCAATTGATCCCTATAATGATTGCGTTCCTTTTCCTCTCTCTTATCCTAACCTGCAGCAATCCATTTCTGCATGCATATGCATATGGATGCAGTGAGTGAGGTCGAGAGAGCTGTCTCTGTTTCTTAATTTTGCCCTTTTTTCTTTTAGACAAAATTGACTGTTACTAATAGTGACACTTCTTCTTTCTTGTTTCCATGACAAGAAATCATCACAGAGATTTTGTACAACAAAAGAAAAGGATCGAAAGAAGAAGAAACCCCATGTGCATCAATTTAGAGAGAGCTTCATGCTTCAACCCGGCTAGCAAGCTAGGCTGCTGCATATGAGTTTACTGCTGTTACTTCGTTGGATCCAATTTGGTGCTACTAGCTTGATATATATTTTGTTTTCCTACCTACAAATCTAACCATCTAGGCAATGATCGAAGGACCCGACATATATATGCTTAGAACCTTGGACCACTCTAAGTACTACTACTACTACTAAAGGTGGATCCATCATATCACTCAGCTGCTTTAACCCTGAGAAAGTTTTTTGGCCTTTTACCTTCTCCGAATTTCCAAAGTTTTTAATTAATAAACAAAAGACTGAAAAAAGAGCTCACACTAGAGGTGTGTATGTTCTGATGCATATATATAGTCATACAGTCATATATCCCTCTCTTACTCTTTTGCTTTACCTTCTCTTCATTTCTAACTGATCGACCTCCTCCACACTTGTTCAACATTATATGTATAACATTTTTTTTTCTAGCTGCAACGGGAACTTATTTGATAAATTGGTAGGACTCTCCCTTGCCTATTTAACCCATCTCTCCATTTCCCTTTTGATTTCACATCAACTCAATATCATATCTCTATCTTAAATGTTAGTAGTATTAGCTCACCATGGCTAAGCTTAGCCTTCTCTCCTTGACCCAACTCCAAAAATTAGCACCGTCATCGGCGCAGAATCCTCAATCAAACTCTAGATCAATTTGGATGTGGAACCCTAAGCAAGCGCAAGATCAAGAAGACGACTCATGGGAAGTGAGGGCCTTTGCAGAGGACACCGGAAACGTGATGGGAACCACATGGCCGCCGAGGTCTTACACCTGCACATTTTGCCGGAGGGAATTCCGGTCAGCTCAGGCCCTCGGCGGCCACATGAACGTGCACCGCCGCGACCGGGCGCGCCTCCACCAAGTGCAGCACCCCAGCTCAATCTCAATCAACCCATCTGCCATCTCCTCTTCCAGTTCCTCATTCATAATCCCAACTCAAGAGTTCCTCGCCGCCAACGGCGGATTGTGCCTTCTCTACCAATTCTCGGACCCTAATAATGGAGCCTTCACTACTAGTGCTGTTACTGCTCCAACTGCACCTTTGCTTAACAACATTGTTGAGTCTTCTTCAGTACCCTCTAGTCTACTCGCCCCCAATCCACTCCATGACTACTTAATGACGTCATCACCTAGTACTCTTGTGGGGCCTCATGGAGCTTCCAATTCTAGAAATAATTCTCATTGTCAAGACGCAAAACGATCAGCAAACGAAGATCAACCTTCGAGGTCTGGGGTTGAAGATATTGAAGAGCTTGATTTAGAGCTCCGGCTCGGTCCATCTTGAGATCATCATGAACCAGAAAGAAGGGATGGATCGATGGATAAGTCCATATATATAATGGTGTGTTTTTGCAAACTTACACTTTTGTCATATAATTGATGTGTAAGATTCAGTCTACTTAGCTAGAAAGCATACAGAAACTTGTTTGAGATTGATTTTTTGTTTTGTTTTGTTTTTTCTTTCAATTAATTTTTGGTGATTGATGATATACTAGTTCTTTTAGATAGCTGGAAATGGAAAGACAACGGAGGAGCCATAAAGTTGCGTGTGAAATTCAAGAGAGCAATTCTTTGTGATATAAATTTATGAAATTCAGTTATTATTAATTAAACGTTTAGAGAAAGATGAAGATTAGGCTTCTGAATTTTTGAGTGATGGAGAGAGTGTGATAAAGAGGTTGCAGTGCAATGTCATTTTATGTTGCAGGTTTTCTGAGTGAAAGGGTATCTATGCTGCTGTCTCTGTGCATACATTTCCGTGGGGATTACTACTATCACGTATGGCTCTCTCTGAGATTCCTCATCTTGTTTTCCACAAACCACAAATTTCCCACCTAGCTATCTCCAAATGTTACCTATACTAAAGATGGGTTGCAGGACTTTTGGCTCATCTTTATTACGAGCACGTACTGCACATACTTCATCATTCAATTTCTTCTTGGCTTCATATTGCTCCATCTATATCTATCGGTCCCCTCATCCCACTGTTTCTTTTCCTGTGTGCAGTGCAGGCATCGCATTCATAGATAGATTCTCATTAGATCTCTCTCATAAGTCATAACCATGAATTCAGTGTCCCTTCTGTTCGCGCACCATTAATATTCAGTACTGGCTCGCACTGCAACAGTGGAAAAGAACAAACTCGATCCGAAACCCTAGAAACACTTCCGAATGAAAAAAAGCAAGCAAAGAAAGCAGTTCTGATATGGATCGACCAAGATTTGGTCGAGCATAAAAAGGTGTTAAGAGACAGACAGAGCCCCATTTCTAGAAATTACAGCATTATAAATTCAACCTAAAATTGCTTAATTAGGCTATTAGCTGATTCTTACAATATTCAGCTGGATGTGAGATATATAGCCTCGTCCGTACTCACCGATATCATCTTAATCGCACTACTGTTGTTTAATTAGATTGTACGTTTAGCTGTGAAGGTCTATCACTAATATGAACCGTACTTAATTTCTTGCTAGCTGATGAATTACCATGACTCCATGAGCATGTCCGGGTCTCATCAATTCTTTATCAACACCTTAATTAGTGCCCCTAATTTTCAAAAGCAAAGCGTTTTTGGGAAGTAGGTTTGAGGTTTAGTCGTAGTCAGTGCATGGGGATGGGCTCGGATTCCCAGCGTCCTCACTCACTCACTCACTCAGTTGCAGCTAACCGATCGATCCCTATAATGGTCGCGTCCCTTTTCCTCTCTCTTATCTTAATCTGCAGCAATCCATTTCTGCATGCATATGCATATGGATCCAGTGAGTGAGATATTGAAAGAGCTGTTGCTAATAGTGACATTTCGATCTTCTTAACGTTTCCATGACAAGAAATCCTCACAGAGATTTTTGGCAACAAAAGAAAAGGATCGAAAGACGAAGAAACTCCATAAGCACCAGCTTTCACCCTGCTAGCTAGCTAGCTTGCTAAGTTGCAGCGTGATGAGTTTACTATTACACGGTTGGATCCAATTTGGTACAGAAACTAATAGCTTGATATTTTGTTTTCCTACCTATAAATATAGGCAATGAGGGACCCGACATATAAAACCTTGGACCACTCTAATCAGGTACTACTACTACAACTCATCACTCAGCTATCCCCCCAAAAAATTAACAATCTTCAGTAGCTTTTTACCTTCTTCAAAAAATGTACATATACAGAGAAGTTGAGATAAAACAGCTCACCAAAATGTTATATATGTTATAAATAAAAGGGGAAAGAGACTTACTAGCTAGTTAATAGAAGAGTAGAACTAGTGAGAGAGTAGAAGAACAAGAGAGAATAGATGGGGGAATGGTGTTGTTGGTGTTGTGTCATTCATCATTCACTCACCCCTTTATATAGGATTGAGATACTTGGTGATTACACATATAAAGCTTGATGGAGAAGCTTGGTAACTTGGTGAACACACACAAGTTAACTTGCTAGACACTCACAAGCTATGGTAACTTGTCTAGTACAAGCTTTCTACACAAGATTACAACACAAAGTAATTTGGACAACCATACATATTTACAACACTCCCCCTTGGATGTCCACCAATTAGTTTGGTGTTGGACGCCCTTAATGTTGCCTCGTTAAAAACCTTGCCAGGTAACAAAAACCCAATGGGAAAAAATAACCCTGGTCTAAGGAGAAAAAGAGCACAACGCGCATATGTCCTTTTGAGAATGGCTTTAGGTGCTCCCCCTGATCTCTGCACACTTCTTCTCGTAGCTTGGAAAGTTGATGCATTCCAATGCCTTGCACTAACTTCTTGAATACACATTTTGGTAGAGATTTGGTGAAGAGATCTGCCAAGTTGTCAACTGATCGGATTTTTCTAACTTCAACTTCTTCATGCTTTTGAAGCTCATGTGTGAAGAAGAACTTCGGTGCAATGTGCTTTGTTTTATCTCCTTTGATGTAACCTTCTTGAATTTGAGCTATACACGCTGCATTGTCTTCGTGTAAGATTGTAGGAGCGTCTGTCACTGATGGCAAGTTACATGTTCTCCGAATATGGCGAATCATTGATCTCAACCAAACACATTCTCGGCTAGCCTCGTGAAGCGCAAGTATTTTTGAGTGATTGGAGGAAGTAGCTACCAGTGATTGCTTTGTCGATCGCCATGAAATTGCAGTGTCTCCACAAGTAAATACATAACCTGTTTGTGAGTGAACTTTGTGCGGATCAGAGAGAAAACCAGCATCTGCATATCCAACAATACTCGGACTATTTTTGGATTTGTAAGTATAACATAAACCCATGTCCATCGTACCACGAAGGTAGCGCAAAATATGTTTTACACTATTCCAATGGCGTAATGTTGGAGCAGAGCTATATCTTGCCAATAAATTTACCACAAAGGCAATATCCGGTCTAGTGCATTGTGCTAAATAAAGCAGGGCACCTATAGCGCTCATATATGGTACTTGAGGACCAACGATATTTTCACCTTCTTGTCTCGGACGGAAAGGATCTTTCTCAACGTCCAGAGACCGAACGACCATTGGGGTGCTTAGTGGATAGGCTTTGTCCATACCAAATTTTTTCAAAACTTTTTCAGTATAAGTTGATTGATGGACAAGAATCCCACTAGCAAAATGCTCGATCTGTAGACCGAGGCAAAATTTTGTCTTCCTAAGGTCTTTCATTTCAAATTCTTTCTTTAAATATTCAGCAGTCTTTGTGAGCTCTGCAGGGCTCCCAATTAAATTCATGTCATCGACATAGACTGCTACTATTGCAAAACCAGAATTTGATTTCTTGATGAACACGCAAGGACATAGAGGATCATTAATATATCCCTCCTTAGTTAAATACTCACTGAGACGGTTGTACCACATTCGTCCGGATTGTTTCAATCCATATAACGACCGTCTTAATTTAATTGAGTATATGTTGCGTGATTTTGTAGTTGCTTCAGGCAACTTAAGTCCTTCTGGGACTTTCATGTATATATCGGTATCTAACTCCCCGTATAGATATGCAGTAACAACATCCATAAGTCGCATATCAAGTTTCTCTGAAACTACTAGACTTATGAGATACCGAAATGTAATAACATCTATGACGGGGGAATAAGTTTCATCATAATCAATCCTAGGCTTTTGTGAAAAACCTTGTGCAACAAGGCGTGCTTTATATCTTGCAATCTCATTCTTCTGATTGCGCTTTCTTGTAAACACCCATTTATAACCGATAGGGTTCACATTGGGTGGAGTTTGGACTACTGGTCCGAAAACATTGCCTTTTTTGAGAGAATCTAGCTCTGCTTGGATTGCATCTTTCCATTTGAGCCAATCATATCTCTGTCTACATTCATCGACAGAGCGAGGTTCAAAGTCATCGCTTTTAACGATCTCAGCAGCTAC encodes the following:
- the LOC101306055 gene encoding uncharacterized protein LOC101306055 encodes the protein MAKLSLLSLTQLQKLAPSSAQNPQSNSRSIWMWNPKQAQDQEDDSWEVRAFAEDTGNVMGTTWPPRSYTCTFCRREFRSAQALGGHMNVHRRDRARLHQVQHPSSISINPSAISSSSSSFIIPTQEFLAANGGLCLLYQFSDPNNGAFTTSAVTAPTAPLLNNIVESSSVPSSLLAPNPLHDYLMTSSPSTLVGPHGASNSRNNSHCQDAKRSANEDQPSRSGVEDIEELDLELRLGPS